Proteins encoded in a region of the Colius striatus isolate bColStr4 chromosome 18, bColStr4.1.hap1, whole genome shotgun sequence genome:
- the PECAM1 gene encoding platelet endothelial cell adhesion molecule isoform X9 → MYLALLVIFLQCSELYTEDRVFTFNTVEIKVQPSVKVQNGAPVSIICHADISKSTDFQMKHNFTIFKDGKLVFMTVSDRGDAQYDIPMARSSDTGDYECTVEAGGKTKSSSSVHVWVTGMTKPILTAEKKEVLEGEVVKLRCELPEEVPPLHFIFRKIKMNSTPKEKPVFEAYRNYSVVEFSVEEGDNILQFDCFAKRNVKLEFDSSEYSNKTLVTVREPFIKPTLKAKPLSNITEGDRIQLECSTVVARMRDIEIILQKNKTILSSVRDEKLLKYSTVATLEDSGEYLCKVEQGRASKSTKLNIVVSELFPKPILAASMNNLDENKELTLSCSVNGFRRANFSILRKNPHGDTLLRNSRNFTMRASVSDTGSYTCKAEVKGIVKESKPVRINVYAPVSKPTLSVVSGLPEVVLGKPLQLICRSAMGTPPITFTFYKGNEVKKIVTNDTYATFLDENIKHNDKRGYRCDARNNHSSSMKTSNVLNVTVIVPIRNASLGSIPNGQVEDGSEVAFLCSVNEGSWPIRFRLYRKANQEDLISEKNESADRVVWHKDGMSRQDTGSYYCVASNRANVDVKSRPITINVILATWQKGVIAAFVLIPMAGAVALALWWFLFKKKKAKGPSMEMSGPPLAPNLTTDKLSRQHNDGDYYSGSGYIEDNENHMKSTDESKDSVENRHSKNKYLQ, encoded by the exons ATGTATCTTGCTCTTCTGGTGATTTTCTTGCAGT gttcaGAACTTTACACTGAGGACAGAG ttttTACTTTCAACACAGTTGAAATCAAGGTTCAGCCATCTGTCAAAGTACAGAATGGAGCTCCTGTGTCAATTATCTGCCATGCTGATATTAGCAAAAGTACTGATTTCCAGATGAAGCATAACTTTACAATTTTTAAGGATGGCAAGCTTGTGTTCATGACCGTGTCAGACAGAGGAGATGCACAATATGACATACCTATGGCTAGATCTTCAGATACAGGAGACTACGAATGTACCGTGGAAGCAGGTGGAAAGACAAAGTCTAGTAGCTCCGTACATGTTTGGGTAACAG gAATGACCAAGCCAATCCTGACTgctgagaaaaaagaagttttagaGGGTGAAGTTGTGAAATTACGCTGTGAGCTGCCAGAAGAAGTACCtcctttgcatttcatttttcgGAAGATAAAGATGAATTCCACACCGAAGGAGAAACCTGTGTTCGAAGCATACAGGAATTATTCTGTAGTGGAATTTTCTGTTGAAGAGGGAGATAATATTTTGCAATTTGATTGCTTTGCTAAGAGAAATGTAAAACTCGAATTTGACAGCTCAGAATACAGCAACAAAACACTTGTTACTGTCAGGG AACCTTTTATAAAGCCTACTCTGAAAGCCAAGCCCTTGAGTAATATTACAGAAGGAGACAGGATACAGTTGGAATGCTCAACTGTGGTAGCCCGAATGCGTGACATTGAAATCATactccagaaaaacaaaaccatactGAGCAGTGTGCGGGATGAGAAACTCTTGAAGTACTCTACAGTAGCTACTCTAGAGGACAGTGGTGAATACCTGTGTAAAGTGGAGCAAGGGAGAGCATCTAAAAGCACGAAACTGAATATTGTTGTGTCAG AGTTATTCCCCAAGCCAATATTGGCTGCTTCTATGAACAATCTGgatgaaaacaaagaattaaCCTTGAGCTGCAGCGTTAACGGTTTCCGGAGAGCCAACTTCTCCATCCTAAGGAAAAATCCACATGGAGACACCTTGCTGAGAAATTCTAGAAACTTCACAATGAGAGCTAGTGTCAGTGATACTGGATCCTATACCTGTAAAGCTGAAGTAAAAGGAATAGTCAAGGAGAGCAAACCTGTAAGGATAAATGTTTATG CTCCAGTCTCCAAGCCAACTCTTTCTGTTGTCAGTGGTTTACCAGAGGTGGTGCTGGGGAAGCCTCTACAGTTGATCTGCCGCTCAGCCATGGGAACGCCACCAATAACATTCACATTCTACAAAGGAAATGAAGTTAAGAAAATAGTGACTAATGACACATATGCTACGTTCCTGGatgaaaatattaaacacaATGACAAAAGAGGGTACAGATGTGATGCTAGAAATAATCACTCTAGTAGTATGAAAACTAGCAACGTCCTAAACGTCACAGTCATAG TACCAATCAGGAATGCTAGCTTGGGCAGTATTCCGAATGGACAAGTGGAAGATGGCAGTGAggttgcttttctctgctctgtgaaTGAAGGATCTTGGCCAATCCGCTTCAGGCTTTACAGAAAAGCCAATCAGGAAGATCttatctctgaaaaaaatgaaagtgcaGACAGGGTTGTGTGGCACAAGGATGGGATGAGCAGGCAGGACACGGGGAGTTATTACTGTGTGGCTTCTAATCGAGCTAACGTGGATGTGAAAAGCCGCCCAATAACCATCAACG TCATCTTAGCGACTTGGCAGAAAGGAGTCATTGCTGCATTTGTGCTAATACCCATGGCAGGAGCTGTAGCTCTggctttgtggtggtttttgtttaagaagaaaaaag CTAAAGGACCATCCATGGAGATGTCTGG TCCTCCCTTGGCTCCAAATTTGACAACTGACAAACTGTCAAGGCAGCACAACGATGGAGACTACTATTCAG GATCAGGTTACATTGAAGACAATGAAAACCACATGAAATCAACAGATGAGAGTAAAG
- the PECAM1 gene encoding platelet endothelial cell adhesion molecule isoform X2 → MYLALLVIFLQCSELYTEDRVFTFNTVEIKVQPSVKVQNGAPVSIICHADISKSTDFQMKHNFTIFKDGKLVFMTVSDRGDAQYDIPMARSSDTGDYECTVEAGGKTKSSSSVHVWVTGMTKPILTAEKKEVLEGEVVKLRCELPEEVPPLHFIFRKIKMNSTPKEKPVFEAYRNYSVVEFSVEEGDNILQFDCFAKRNVKLEFDSSEYSNKTLVTVREPFIKPTLKAKPLSNITEGDRIQLECSTVVARMRDIEIILQKNKTILSSVRDEKLLKYSTVATLEDSGEYLCKVEQGRASKSTKLNIVVSELFPKPILAASMNNLDENKELTLSCSVNGFRRANFSILRKNPHGDTLLRNSRNFTMRASVSDTGSYTCKAEVKGIVKESKPVRINVYAPVSKPTLSVVSGLPEVVLGKPLQLICRSAMGTPPITFTFYKGNEVKKIVTNDTYATFLDENIKHNDKRGYRCDARNNHSSSMKTSNVLNVTVIVPIRNASLGSIPNGQVEDGSEVAFLCSVNEGSWPIRFRLYRKANQEDLISEKNESADRVVWHKDGMSRQDTGSYYCVASNRANVDVKSRPITINVILATWQKGVIAAFVLIPMAGAVALALWWFLFKKKKAKGPSMEMSGPPLAPNLTTDKLSRQHNDGDYYSGSGYIEDNENHMKSTDESKGPDLESAEVEYTEVEVSTLDPHRAPVLKGTETVYSEIRKANNDSVENRHSKNKYLQ, encoded by the exons ATGTATCTTGCTCTTCTGGTGATTTTCTTGCAGT gttcaGAACTTTACACTGAGGACAGAG ttttTACTTTCAACACAGTTGAAATCAAGGTTCAGCCATCTGTCAAAGTACAGAATGGAGCTCCTGTGTCAATTATCTGCCATGCTGATATTAGCAAAAGTACTGATTTCCAGATGAAGCATAACTTTACAATTTTTAAGGATGGCAAGCTTGTGTTCATGACCGTGTCAGACAGAGGAGATGCACAATATGACATACCTATGGCTAGATCTTCAGATACAGGAGACTACGAATGTACCGTGGAAGCAGGTGGAAAGACAAAGTCTAGTAGCTCCGTACATGTTTGGGTAACAG gAATGACCAAGCCAATCCTGACTgctgagaaaaaagaagttttagaGGGTGAAGTTGTGAAATTACGCTGTGAGCTGCCAGAAGAAGTACCtcctttgcatttcatttttcgGAAGATAAAGATGAATTCCACACCGAAGGAGAAACCTGTGTTCGAAGCATACAGGAATTATTCTGTAGTGGAATTTTCTGTTGAAGAGGGAGATAATATTTTGCAATTTGATTGCTTTGCTAAGAGAAATGTAAAACTCGAATTTGACAGCTCAGAATACAGCAACAAAACACTTGTTACTGTCAGGG AACCTTTTATAAAGCCTACTCTGAAAGCCAAGCCCTTGAGTAATATTACAGAAGGAGACAGGATACAGTTGGAATGCTCAACTGTGGTAGCCCGAATGCGTGACATTGAAATCATactccagaaaaacaaaaccatactGAGCAGTGTGCGGGATGAGAAACTCTTGAAGTACTCTACAGTAGCTACTCTAGAGGACAGTGGTGAATACCTGTGTAAAGTGGAGCAAGGGAGAGCATCTAAAAGCACGAAACTGAATATTGTTGTGTCAG AGTTATTCCCCAAGCCAATATTGGCTGCTTCTATGAACAATCTGgatgaaaacaaagaattaaCCTTGAGCTGCAGCGTTAACGGTTTCCGGAGAGCCAACTTCTCCATCCTAAGGAAAAATCCACATGGAGACACCTTGCTGAGAAATTCTAGAAACTTCACAATGAGAGCTAGTGTCAGTGATACTGGATCCTATACCTGTAAAGCTGAAGTAAAAGGAATAGTCAAGGAGAGCAAACCTGTAAGGATAAATGTTTATG CTCCAGTCTCCAAGCCAACTCTTTCTGTTGTCAGTGGTTTACCAGAGGTGGTGCTGGGGAAGCCTCTACAGTTGATCTGCCGCTCAGCCATGGGAACGCCACCAATAACATTCACATTCTACAAAGGAAATGAAGTTAAGAAAATAGTGACTAATGACACATATGCTACGTTCCTGGatgaaaatattaaacacaATGACAAAAGAGGGTACAGATGTGATGCTAGAAATAATCACTCTAGTAGTATGAAAACTAGCAACGTCCTAAACGTCACAGTCATAG TACCAATCAGGAATGCTAGCTTGGGCAGTATTCCGAATGGACAAGTGGAAGATGGCAGTGAggttgcttttctctgctctgtgaaTGAAGGATCTTGGCCAATCCGCTTCAGGCTTTACAGAAAAGCCAATCAGGAAGATCttatctctgaaaaaaatgaaagtgcaGACAGGGTTGTGTGGCACAAGGATGGGATGAGCAGGCAGGACACGGGGAGTTATTACTGTGTGGCTTCTAATCGAGCTAACGTGGATGTGAAAAGCCGCCCAATAACCATCAACG TCATCTTAGCGACTTGGCAGAAAGGAGTCATTGCTGCATTTGTGCTAATACCCATGGCAGGAGCTGTAGCTCTggctttgtggtggtttttgtttaagaagaaaaaag CTAAAGGACCATCCATGGAGATGTCTGG TCCTCCCTTGGCTCCAAATTTGACAACTGACAAACTGTCAAGGCAGCACAACGATGGAGACTACTATTCAG GATCAGGTTACATTGAAGACAATGAAAACCACATGAAATCAACAGATGAGAGTAAAG
- the PECAM1 gene encoding platelet endothelial cell adhesion molecule isoform X3, with amino-acid sequence MYLALLVIFLQCSELYTEDRVFTFNTVEIKVQPSVKVQNGAPVSIICHADISKSTDFQMKHNFTIFKDGKLVFMTVSDRGDAQYDIPMARSSDTGDYECTVEAGGKTKSSSSVHVWVTGMTKPILTAEKKEVLEGEVVKLRCELPEEVPPLHFIFRKIKMNSTPKEKPVFEAYRNYSVVEFSVEEGDNILQFDCFAKRNVKLEFDSSEYSNKTLVTVREPFIKPTLKAKPLSNITEGDRIQLECSTVVARMRDIEIILQKNKTILSSVRDEKLLKYSTVATLEDSGEYLCKVEQGRASKSTKLNIVVSELFPKPILAASMNNLDENKELTLSCSVNGFRRANFSILRKNPHGDTLLRNSRNFTMRASVSDTGSYTCKAEVKGIVKESKPVRINVYAPVSKPTLSVVSGLPEVVLGKPLQLICRSAMGTPPITFTFYKGNEVKKIVTNDTYATFLDENIKHNDKRGYRCDARNNHSSSMKTSNVLNVTVIVPIRNASLGSIPNGQVEDGSEVAFLCSVNEGSWPIRFRLYRKANQEDLISEKNESADRVVWHKDGMSRQDTGSYYCVASNRANVDVKSRPITINVILATWQKGVIAAFVLIPMAGAVALALWWFLFKKKKAKGPSMEMSGPPLAPNLTTDKLSRQHNDGDYYSGSGYIEDNENHMKSTDESKGPDLESAEVEYTEVEVSTLDPHRAFSSLLLCPPDPRTVVEEPSTLRN; translated from the exons ATGTATCTTGCTCTTCTGGTGATTTTCTTGCAGT gttcaGAACTTTACACTGAGGACAGAG ttttTACTTTCAACACAGTTGAAATCAAGGTTCAGCCATCTGTCAAAGTACAGAATGGAGCTCCTGTGTCAATTATCTGCCATGCTGATATTAGCAAAAGTACTGATTTCCAGATGAAGCATAACTTTACAATTTTTAAGGATGGCAAGCTTGTGTTCATGACCGTGTCAGACAGAGGAGATGCACAATATGACATACCTATGGCTAGATCTTCAGATACAGGAGACTACGAATGTACCGTGGAAGCAGGTGGAAAGACAAAGTCTAGTAGCTCCGTACATGTTTGGGTAACAG gAATGACCAAGCCAATCCTGACTgctgagaaaaaagaagttttagaGGGTGAAGTTGTGAAATTACGCTGTGAGCTGCCAGAAGAAGTACCtcctttgcatttcatttttcgGAAGATAAAGATGAATTCCACACCGAAGGAGAAACCTGTGTTCGAAGCATACAGGAATTATTCTGTAGTGGAATTTTCTGTTGAAGAGGGAGATAATATTTTGCAATTTGATTGCTTTGCTAAGAGAAATGTAAAACTCGAATTTGACAGCTCAGAATACAGCAACAAAACACTTGTTACTGTCAGGG AACCTTTTATAAAGCCTACTCTGAAAGCCAAGCCCTTGAGTAATATTACAGAAGGAGACAGGATACAGTTGGAATGCTCAACTGTGGTAGCCCGAATGCGTGACATTGAAATCATactccagaaaaacaaaaccatactGAGCAGTGTGCGGGATGAGAAACTCTTGAAGTACTCTACAGTAGCTACTCTAGAGGACAGTGGTGAATACCTGTGTAAAGTGGAGCAAGGGAGAGCATCTAAAAGCACGAAACTGAATATTGTTGTGTCAG AGTTATTCCCCAAGCCAATATTGGCTGCTTCTATGAACAATCTGgatgaaaacaaagaattaaCCTTGAGCTGCAGCGTTAACGGTTTCCGGAGAGCCAACTTCTCCATCCTAAGGAAAAATCCACATGGAGACACCTTGCTGAGAAATTCTAGAAACTTCACAATGAGAGCTAGTGTCAGTGATACTGGATCCTATACCTGTAAAGCTGAAGTAAAAGGAATAGTCAAGGAGAGCAAACCTGTAAGGATAAATGTTTATG CTCCAGTCTCCAAGCCAACTCTTTCTGTTGTCAGTGGTTTACCAGAGGTGGTGCTGGGGAAGCCTCTACAGTTGATCTGCCGCTCAGCCATGGGAACGCCACCAATAACATTCACATTCTACAAAGGAAATGAAGTTAAGAAAATAGTGACTAATGACACATATGCTACGTTCCTGGatgaaaatattaaacacaATGACAAAAGAGGGTACAGATGTGATGCTAGAAATAATCACTCTAGTAGTATGAAAACTAGCAACGTCCTAAACGTCACAGTCATAG TACCAATCAGGAATGCTAGCTTGGGCAGTATTCCGAATGGACAAGTGGAAGATGGCAGTGAggttgcttttctctgctctgtgaaTGAAGGATCTTGGCCAATCCGCTTCAGGCTTTACAGAAAAGCCAATCAGGAAGATCttatctctgaaaaaaatgaaagtgcaGACAGGGTTGTGTGGCACAAGGATGGGATGAGCAGGCAGGACACGGGGAGTTATTACTGTGTGGCTTCTAATCGAGCTAACGTGGATGTGAAAAGCCGCCCAATAACCATCAACG TCATCTTAGCGACTTGGCAGAAAGGAGTCATTGCTGCATTTGTGCTAATACCCATGGCAGGAGCTGTAGCTCTggctttgtggtggtttttgtttaagaagaaaaaag CTAAAGGACCATCCATGGAGATGTCTGG TCCTCCCTTGGCTCCAAATTTGACAACTGACAAACTGTCAAGGCAGCACAACGATGGAGACTACTATTCAG GATCAGGTTACATTGAAGACAATGAAAACCACATGAAATCAACAGATGAGAGTAAAG
- the PECAM1 gene encoding platelet endothelial cell adhesion molecule isoform X8, whose product MYLALLVIFLQCSELYTEDRVFTFNTVEIKVQPSVKVQNGAPVSIICHADISKSTDFQMKHNFTIFKDGKLVFMTVSDRGDAQYDIPMARSSDTGDYECTVEAGGKTKSSSSVHVWVTGMTKPILTAEKKEVLEGEVVKLRCELPEEVPPLHFIFRKIKMNSTPKEKPVFEAYRNYSVVEFSVEEGDNILQFDCFAKRNVKLEFDSSEYSNKTLVTVREPFIKPTLKAKPLSNITEGDRIQLECSTVVARMRDIEIILQKNKTILSSVRDEKLLKYSTVATLEDSGEYLCKVEQGRASKSTKLNIVVSELFPKPILAASMNNLDENKELTLSCSVNGFRRANFSILRKNPHGDTLLRNSRNFTMRASVSDTGSYTCKAEVKGIVKESKPVRINVYAPVSKPTLSVVSGLPEVVLGKPLQLICRSAMGTPPITFTFYKGNEVKKIVTNDTYATFLDENIKHNDKRGYRCDARNNHSSSMKTSNVLNVTVIVPIRNASLGSIPNGQVEDGSEVAFLCSVNEGSWPIRFRLYRKANQEDLISEKNESADRVVWHKDGMSRQDTGSYYCVASNRANVDVKSRPITINVILATWQKGVIAAFVLIPMAGAVALALWWFLFKKKKAKGPSMEMSGPPLAPNLTTDKLSRQHNDGDYYSGSGYIEDNENHMKSTDESKDSVENRHSRIQGHPDAT is encoded by the exons ATGTATCTTGCTCTTCTGGTGATTTTCTTGCAGT gttcaGAACTTTACACTGAGGACAGAG ttttTACTTTCAACACAGTTGAAATCAAGGTTCAGCCATCTGTCAAAGTACAGAATGGAGCTCCTGTGTCAATTATCTGCCATGCTGATATTAGCAAAAGTACTGATTTCCAGATGAAGCATAACTTTACAATTTTTAAGGATGGCAAGCTTGTGTTCATGACCGTGTCAGACAGAGGAGATGCACAATATGACATACCTATGGCTAGATCTTCAGATACAGGAGACTACGAATGTACCGTGGAAGCAGGTGGAAAGACAAAGTCTAGTAGCTCCGTACATGTTTGGGTAACAG gAATGACCAAGCCAATCCTGACTgctgagaaaaaagaagttttagaGGGTGAAGTTGTGAAATTACGCTGTGAGCTGCCAGAAGAAGTACCtcctttgcatttcatttttcgGAAGATAAAGATGAATTCCACACCGAAGGAGAAACCTGTGTTCGAAGCATACAGGAATTATTCTGTAGTGGAATTTTCTGTTGAAGAGGGAGATAATATTTTGCAATTTGATTGCTTTGCTAAGAGAAATGTAAAACTCGAATTTGACAGCTCAGAATACAGCAACAAAACACTTGTTACTGTCAGGG AACCTTTTATAAAGCCTACTCTGAAAGCCAAGCCCTTGAGTAATATTACAGAAGGAGACAGGATACAGTTGGAATGCTCAACTGTGGTAGCCCGAATGCGTGACATTGAAATCATactccagaaaaacaaaaccatactGAGCAGTGTGCGGGATGAGAAACTCTTGAAGTACTCTACAGTAGCTACTCTAGAGGACAGTGGTGAATACCTGTGTAAAGTGGAGCAAGGGAGAGCATCTAAAAGCACGAAACTGAATATTGTTGTGTCAG AGTTATTCCCCAAGCCAATATTGGCTGCTTCTATGAACAATCTGgatgaaaacaaagaattaaCCTTGAGCTGCAGCGTTAACGGTTTCCGGAGAGCCAACTTCTCCATCCTAAGGAAAAATCCACATGGAGACACCTTGCTGAGAAATTCTAGAAACTTCACAATGAGAGCTAGTGTCAGTGATACTGGATCCTATACCTGTAAAGCTGAAGTAAAAGGAATAGTCAAGGAGAGCAAACCTGTAAGGATAAATGTTTATG CTCCAGTCTCCAAGCCAACTCTTTCTGTTGTCAGTGGTTTACCAGAGGTGGTGCTGGGGAAGCCTCTACAGTTGATCTGCCGCTCAGCCATGGGAACGCCACCAATAACATTCACATTCTACAAAGGAAATGAAGTTAAGAAAATAGTGACTAATGACACATATGCTACGTTCCTGGatgaaaatattaaacacaATGACAAAAGAGGGTACAGATGTGATGCTAGAAATAATCACTCTAGTAGTATGAAAACTAGCAACGTCCTAAACGTCACAGTCATAG TACCAATCAGGAATGCTAGCTTGGGCAGTATTCCGAATGGACAAGTGGAAGATGGCAGTGAggttgcttttctctgctctgtgaaTGAAGGATCTTGGCCAATCCGCTTCAGGCTTTACAGAAAAGCCAATCAGGAAGATCttatctctgaaaaaaatgaaagtgcaGACAGGGTTGTGTGGCACAAGGATGGGATGAGCAGGCAGGACACGGGGAGTTATTACTGTGTGGCTTCTAATCGAGCTAACGTGGATGTGAAAAGCCGCCCAATAACCATCAACG TCATCTTAGCGACTTGGCAGAAAGGAGTCATTGCTGCATTTGTGCTAATACCCATGGCAGGAGCTGTAGCTCTggctttgtggtggtttttgtttaagaagaaaaaag CTAAAGGACCATCCATGGAGATGTCTGG TCCTCCCTTGGCTCCAAATTTGACAACTGACAAACTGTCAAGGCAGCACAACGATGGAGACTACTATTCAG GATCAGGTTACATTGAAGACAATGAAAACCACATGAAATCAACAGATGAGAGTAAAG
- the PECAM1 gene encoding platelet endothelial cell adhesion molecule isoform X7 gives MYLALLVIFLQCSELYTEDRVFTFNTVEIKVQPSVKVQNGAPVSIICHADISKSTDFQMKHNFTIFKDGKLVFMTVSDRGDAQYDIPMARSSDTGDYECTVEAGGKTKSSSSVHVWVTGMTKPILTAEKKEVLEGEVVKLRCELPEEVPPLHFIFRKIKMNSTPKEKPVFEAYRNYSVVEFSVEEGDNILQFDCFAKRNVKLEFDSSEYSNKTLVTVREPFIKPTLKAKPLSNITEGDRIQLECSTVVARMRDIEIILQKNKTILSSVRDEKLLKYSTVATLEDSGEYLCKVEQGRASKSTKLNIVVSELFPKPILAASMNNLDENKELTLSCSVNGFRRANFSILRKNPHGDTLLRNSRNFTMRASVSDTGSYTCKAEVKGIVKESKPVRINVYAPVSKPTLSVVSGLPEVVLGKPLQLICRSAMGTPPITFTFYKGNEVKKIVTNDTYATFLDENIKHNDKRGYRCDARNNHSSSMKTSNVLNVTVIVPIRNASLGSIPNGQVEDGSEVAFLCSVNEGSWPIRFRLYRKANQEDLISEKNESADRVVWHKDGMSRQDTGSYYCVASNRANVDVKSRPITINVILATWQKGVIAAFVLIPMAGAVALALWWFLFKKKKAKGPSMEMSGPPLAPNLTTDKLSRQHNDGDYYSGSGYIEDNENHMKSTDESKAFSSLLLCPPDPRTVVEEPSTLRN, from the exons ATGTATCTTGCTCTTCTGGTGATTTTCTTGCAGT gttcaGAACTTTACACTGAGGACAGAG ttttTACTTTCAACACAGTTGAAATCAAGGTTCAGCCATCTGTCAAAGTACAGAATGGAGCTCCTGTGTCAATTATCTGCCATGCTGATATTAGCAAAAGTACTGATTTCCAGATGAAGCATAACTTTACAATTTTTAAGGATGGCAAGCTTGTGTTCATGACCGTGTCAGACAGAGGAGATGCACAATATGACATACCTATGGCTAGATCTTCAGATACAGGAGACTACGAATGTACCGTGGAAGCAGGTGGAAAGACAAAGTCTAGTAGCTCCGTACATGTTTGGGTAACAG gAATGACCAAGCCAATCCTGACTgctgagaaaaaagaagttttagaGGGTGAAGTTGTGAAATTACGCTGTGAGCTGCCAGAAGAAGTACCtcctttgcatttcatttttcgGAAGATAAAGATGAATTCCACACCGAAGGAGAAACCTGTGTTCGAAGCATACAGGAATTATTCTGTAGTGGAATTTTCTGTTGAAGAGGGAGATAATATTTTGCAATTTGATTGCTTTGCTAAGAGAAATGTAAAACTCGAATTTGACAGCTCAGAATACAGCAACAAAACACTTGTTACTGTCAGGG AACCTTTTATAAAGCCTACTCTGAAAGCCAAGCCCTTGAGTAATATTACAGAAGGAGACAGGATACAGTTGGAATGCTCAACTGTGGTAGCCCGAATGCGTGACATTGAAATCATactccagaaaaacaaaaccatactGAGCAGTGTGCGGGATGAGAAACTCTTGAAGTACTCTACAGTAGCTACTCTAGAGGACAGTGGTGAATACCTGTGTAAAGTGGAGCAAGGGAGAGCATCTAAAAGCACGAAACTGAATATTGTTGTGTCAG AGTTATTCCCCAAGCCAATATTGGCTGCTTCTATGAACAATCTGgatgaaaacaaagaattaaCCTTGAGCTGCAGCGTTAACGGTTTCCGGAGAGCCAACTTCTCCATCCTAAGGAAAAATCCACATGGAGACACCTTGCTGAGAAATTCTAGAAACTTCACAATGAGAGCTAGTGTCAGTGATACTGGATCCTATACCTGTAAAGCTGAAGTAAAAGGAATAGTCAAGGAGAGCAAACCTGTAAGGATAAATGTTTATG CTCCAGTCTCCAAGCCAACTCTTTCTGTTGTCAGTGGTTTACCAGAGGTGGTGCTGGGGAAGCCTCTACAGTTGATCTGCCGCTCAGCCATGGGAACGCCACCAATAACATTCACATTCTACAAAGGAAATGAAGTTAAGAAAATAGTGACTAATGACACATATGCTACGTTCCTGGatgaaaatattaaacacaATGACAAAAGAGGGTACAGATGTGATGCTAGAAATAATCACTCTAGTAGTATGAAAACTAGCAACGTCCTAAACGTCACAGTCATAG TACCAATCAGGAATGCTAGCTTGGGCAGTATTCCGAATGGACAAGTGGAAGATGGCAGTGAggttgcttttctctgctctgtgaaTGAAGGATCTTGGCCAATCCGCTTCAGGCTTTACAGAAAAGCCAATCAGGAAGATCttatctctgaaaaaaatgaaagtgcaGACAGGGTTGTGTGGCACAAGGATGGGATGAGCAGGCAGGACACGGGGAGTTATTACTGTGTGGCTTCTAATCGAGCTAACGTGGATGTGAAAAGCCGCCCAATAACCATCAACG TCATCTTAGCGACTTGGCAGAAAGGAGTCATTGCTGCATTTGTGCTAATACCCATGGCAGGAGCTGTAGCTCTggctttgtggtggtttttgtttaagaagaaaaaag CTAAAGGACCATCCATGGAGATGTCTGG TCCTCCCTTGGCTCCAAATTTGACAACTGACAAACTGTCAAGGCAGCACAACGATGGAGACTACTATTCAG GATCAGGTTACATTGAAGACAATGAAAACCACATGAAATCAACAGATGAGAGTAAAG